The Psychrobacter sp. LV10R520-6 genome includes a region encoding these proteins:
- a CDS encoding NAD-glutamate dehydrogenase, translated as MPNSLSITTERIGQISDIATSYVQKDKSLLDHFIHSYYRPLHQETAGAISDADLAGMVLHHFTLLTAYDGKKPQLTVLNPIAEEQHFHSSHTIIQMVAYDRPFLVDTLLMTLEAQGIDVHRTYNTIINVQRDDTGTITQIDSAPESATSHMSLIHCEIAYQDHDELAALHQLLLDKVETLDTVVGDWEQMHTQLTDIKAELLQKPLPEGFYSHQEIQAFIDWILDDHFIFLGYREYRLEGGNHIAVNNDKTNENKKGGANMGADLDLFAIGNSGLGLLRGAEEDRLSTSFDKLPTELKQLLTVPRVLMLSKSSRVSPVHRSVYMDFLGIHKFDDNGKLVGEYRFIGLLTSQAYQLSVQQVPLLREKSYKIMAMAELPRDGHAYHKMMYVINTLPRDDLFQASVEELYPIVSGISQLQDKKSLRLFSRIDPYQRFVSCLVYIPRDKFNTELRIKVQNVLKEAYGGTSSGFTTEFNESDHARVHVHVRTVPGHVNEIENSVLEAELSALMQSWSDHYQKMLLDNVGEQQANALMRRFLHYIPAAYQERFDAHTGVEDTKRLAKLTDEQSMIWHLYQSTGDARNQLHLKLYGRQQPVILSKVLPILENFGVSVISAQTYEFDLPEQSIWMQEYELTLQHVDTVDMQVVRGQFEDSLKQIWAGRIESDTFNELVLTSNIDAYNVVVLRALSRYMRQARAPFSKDYIQKTVVKNSAISVALVNLFDARMNPRYGNDGRMEKTTQIQAQITKALAGVDSLDEDRILRWYLDLINAMVRTNFYQTEADGQRKDRLSFKFLAADIPNLPKPKPMFEIFVYSPRVEAVHLRGGKVARGGLRWSDRMEDFRTEVLGLVKAQMVKNAVIVPVGSKGGFIVKTKTMADGRDAFQAEGIACYQIFLRGMLDVTDNIVDGIIVPPADTVRYDDDDPYLVVAADKGTASFSDIANALAAEYNFWLDDAFASGGSVGYDHKAMGITARGGWESVKRHFRMRDMDIQDRDDFTVVGIGDMSGDVFGNGMLLSTHIKLVAAFNHLHIFIDPNPDTATSYAERARLFEMPRSTWEDYEKSLISQGGGIFSRQDKTIAISVEMKALFDISDDSLAPNDLISALLRAPVDLIWNGGIGTYVKSTNESHADVGDRANDVLRINGNELRCAVVGEGGNLGFTQQGRIGYSQAGGRIYTDAIDNSGGVNCSDHEVNIKILLGKVVEQGDMTLKQRNELLESMTDTVAELVLRQNYLQPQAIELSQIRAEANVSDHQRFIQLLESEQRLDRAIEYLPSDEEIVKRQKAGTGLTNPELAVVMAYGKMWVYDNLLLSDLPEAPYFINELRKYFPDELASRFFDEMTEHRLHREIISTYLTNSVVNRLGIEALFRLYEETGQSLATIIRAYVIARDVFNVSIAWRLLETLDNKVDAKLLLQLELRLRDALEHGVVWFINAFGQDLQVADMISRFGDSVEQLTKSGGFIEQQFADYLQEDKVRLSNDGLKDSNASLFAMMPYHVDALDAALLSEQYERPVDEIATLYFEAYQVLQLDWMMDNIATLPQQDYWDRRARHALINELSRSLRLLMEKVLSQPNAKQAFDDWKSSHESQIGSVTAEMKKLDDNDDSNISLSTLSVLMSEISGVVTK; from the coding sequence ATGCCAAACTCCCTAAGTATAACAACAGAGCGTATTGGCCAAATAAGCGATATTGCCACCAGTTATGTGCAAAAGGATAAATCGCTCCTGGATCATTTTATTCACAGTTACTATCGACCGCTACATCAGGAGACGGCAGGAGCCATCAGTGATGCCGATCTTGCGGGTATGGTGCTGCATCATTTTACCTTGCTAACCGCCTATGATGGCAAAAAGCCGCAGCTGACGGTTTTAAACCCTATTGCTGAAGAGCAACACTTTCATAGCTCGCATACTATTATCCAAATGGTGGCGTATGATCGGCCATTTTTGGTAGATACTTTATTGATGACCCTTGAGGCGCAGGGTATCGATGTACATCGCACTTACAATACTATTATCAATGTACAGCGTGATGATACCGGTACAATCACCCAAATTGATAGTGCACCCGAAAGCGCGACTTCTCATATGTCATTGATTCATTGTGAGATTGCTTACCAAGATCATGATGAACTTGCAGCCCTGCATCAGTTGTTATTAGACAAAGTTGAGACGCTAGATACGGTGGTCGGTGACTGGGAGCAGATGCATACTCAGCTGACGGACATCAAAGCTGAGCTGTTACAAAAACCGCTGCCTGAGGGGTTTTATTCACATCAAGAAATTCAAGCATTCATAGATTGGATATTAGACGATCACTTTATCTTTTTGGGCTATCGAGAATACCGCCTAGAAGGGGGCAATCATATTGCCGTTAACAACGATAAGACGAATGAGAACAAAAAAGGTGGCGCCAACATGGGTGCTGACCTAGACTTATTTGCGATTGGTAACAGCGGTCTTGGCTTGCTGCGCGGTGCTGAAGAAGACCGATTATCGACCAGTTTTGATAAACTACCTACTGAACTCAAGCAGTTATTGACCGTGCCTCGCGTACTGATGCTATCTAAATCAAGCCGAGTGTCACCTGTCCATCGTTCGGTATATATGGATTTTTTGGGTATTCATAAGTTTGATGATAATGGCAAGCTAGTGGGGGAATATCGCTTTATTGGTCTGCTAACGTCACAAGCTTATCAGCTAAGCGTGCAACAAGTCCCACTACTACGCGAAAAGTCCTATAAGATAATGGCCATGGCAGAATTGCCACGTGATGGTCATGCCTATCATAAAATGATGTATGTGATTAATACCTTACCACGTGATGACTTGTTTCAAGCCAGCGTCGAGGAGCTATATCCTATTGTCTCTGGTATTAGCCAACTACAAGATAAAAAAAGTCTGCGTTTATTCAGCCGGATCGACCCTTATCAGCGCTTTGTGTCGTGCTTGGTTTATATTCCGCGCGATAAGTTCAATACTGAACTGCGTATTAAAGTACAAAACGTCTTAAAAGAAGCTTATGGTGGCACGTCATCTGGCTTCACAACTGAGTTCAATGAATCAGATCATGCCCGCGTCCATGTGCACGTGCGTACCGTACCGGGTCACGTCAATGAGATAGAGAACAGTGTACTTGAGGCTGAGCTGTCAGCACTCATGCAGTCATGGAGCGATCACTATCAAAAAATGCTGCTCGACAATGTGGGTGAACAACAAGCCAATGCTTTAATGCGCCGGTTTTTGCATTACATTCCGGCCGCTTATCAAGAGCGTTTTGATGCCCATACTGGGGTCGAGGATACCAAACGTCTGGCAAAATTGACGGATGAGCAGTCGATGATTTGGCATCTGTATCAGTCAACAGGTGATGCCAGAAACCAGTTACATCTGAAGCTGTATGGTCGTCAGCAACCGGTTATTTTATCTAAAGTATTGCCCATTCTAGAAAATTTTGGCGTTTCGGTCATCTCAGCACAAACGTATGAATTTGATTTGCCTGAGCAGTCTATTTGGATGCAAGAGTACGAGTTGACTTTGCAGCATGTGGATACGGTTGATATGCAAGTGGTGCGCGGCCAGTTTGAGGACAGCCTCAAACAAATCTGGGCAGGGCGCATTGAGAGCGATACCTTTAATGAATTGGTTTTAACCTCCAATATTGATGCTTATAATGTGGTGGTACTGCGTGCGTTATCACGCTATATGCGCCAAGCTCGTGCGCCATTTTCTAAAGATTATATTCAAAAAACAGTGGTGAAGAACAGCGCTATCAGTGTGGCTTTGGTCAATCTGTTCGATGCGCGTATGAATCCTAGATACGGGAATGATGGCCGTATGGAAAAAACAACGCAGATTCAAGCGCAGATTACCAAAGCGCTGGCAGGTGTCGATAGCTTAGATGAAGACCGTATCTTGCGCTGGTACTTAGACTTGATTAACGCTATGGTACGGACGAACTTTTATCAAACCGAAGCTGATGGTCAGCGTAAAGACCGGCTGTCGTTTAAGTTCTTAGCAGCAGATATTCCAAATTTACCCAAACCTAAGCCGATGTTTGAGATATTTGTGTATTCACCCCGTGTTGAAGCGGTGCATCTACGCGGCGGAAAAGTCGCCCGTGGCGGCCTACGCTGGTCAGACCGCATGGAGGACTTCCGTACTGAAGTGCTCGGTCTCGTCAAAGCGCAAATGGTCAAAAATGCGGTGATTGTCCCTGTGGGCTCTAAAGGCGGCTTCATTGTGAAGACCAAAACCATGGCCGACGGTCGTGATGCTTTCCAAGCCGAAGGCATTGCCTGCTATCAGATCTTCCTGCGCGGTATGCTCGATGTCACAGATAATATTGTCGATGGCATCATTGTCCCGCCAGCAGATACCGTGCGTTATGATGACGATGACCCCTACTTAGTAGTCGCGGCAGATAAAGGCACGGCAAGCTTCTCTGATATTGCCAATGCCTTAGCCGCTGAATACAACTTTTGGCTCGATGATGCGTTTGCCTCCGGTGGTTCGGTCGGTTATGACCACAAAGCAATGGGTATCACGGCACGCGGCGGTTGGGAATCAGTAAAACGCCACTTCCGTATGCGCGACATGGACATCCAAGACCGTGATGACTTCACCGTTGTCGGTATCGGTGATATGAGTGGTGACGTATTCGGCAACGGTATGCTGCTCTCAACCCATATCAAGCTGGTTGCTGCTTTTAATCACCTACACATCTTTATCGATCCAAATCCTGATACTGCCACCTCGTATGCAGAACGGGCACGCTTGTTTGAGATGCCGCGCTCGACGTGGGAGGATTATGAAAAATCTTTGATTAGCCAAGGTGGCGGTATATTCTCACGGCAAGATAAAACCATCGCCATCAGTGTTGAGATGAAGGCGCTTTTTGATATTAGCGATGACAGCCTTGCGCCCAACGACTTGATCAGCGCCTTACTGCGTGCACCAGTTGACCTGATTTGGAACGGTGGTATCGGCACTTACGTGAAAAGTACCAATGAAAGTCATGCCGATGTCGGCGATCGTGCCAATGATGTGTTACGTATCAATGGTAATGAGCTGCGCTGCGCCGTCGTTGGCGAGGGCGGTAACTTAGGCTTCACTCAGCAAGGGCGTATTGGATACTCCCAGGCGGGCGGGCGTATCTATACCGATGCCATTGATAACTCAGGCGGCGTTAACTGCTCAGACCATGAGGTCAATATCAAAATTTTACTCGGCAAAGTGGTCGAGCAAGGCGATATGACACTAAAACAGCGTAACGAGTTGCTTGAGAGCATGACCGATACCGTCGCGGAATTAGTATTGCGTCAAAACTATCTACAACCGCAAGCCATTGAGCTCAGTCAAATTCGTGCCGAAGCAAATGTCAGCGATCATCAGCGTTTCATTCAGCTGTTAGAAAGTGAGCAGCGCCTTGACCGCGCGATTGAATATCTGCCATCAGATGAGGAGATTGTCAAACGCCAAAAAGCAGGAACTGGCTTGACCAATCCTGAGTTAGCCGTGGTTATGGCTTATGGAAAAATGTGGGTCTATGACAACTTGTTATTATCAGACTTGCCTGAAGCGCCGTACTTTATCAACGAGCTACGCAAATACTTCCCAGATGAGCTCGCCTCCCGCTTCTTTGATGAGATGACTGAGCACCGTCTACACCGCGAAATCATCAGTACTTATCTGACTAATAGCGTAGTCAACCGCCTAGGTATCGAGGCACTATTCCGTCTCTATGAAGAAACAGGGCAGTCGCTAGCGACTATTATTCGTGCTTATGTTATTGCGCGTGATGTCTTTAATGTCTCAATAGCGTGGCGATTGCTTGAAACACTAGATAATAAAGTCGATGCTAAGCTATTGCTACAGCTTGAGCTGCGTCTGCGTGATGCGCTCGAACATGGCGTGGTTTGGTTTATCAACGCCTTTGGTCAAGACTTGCAAGTCGCCGACATGATTAGCCGCTTTGGCGATAGTGTCGAGCAGTTGACCAAGTCCGGTGGGTTTATCGAGCAGCAGTTCGCAGATTACTTACAAGAGGATAAGGTACGCTTAAGTAATGATGGACTAAAGGATAGCAATGCATCGCTGTTCGCCATGATGCCTTATCATGTCGATGCCCTTGATGCAGCACTACTGTCTGAACAATATGAGCGTCCTGTTGATGAGATTGCAACCTTATACTTTGAGGCTTATCAAGTCTTGCAGCTGGATTGGATGATGGATAACATCGCTACTTTACCGCAGCAAGACTATTGGGATCGCCGCGCTCGCCATGCGCTAATCAATGAGCTGTCCCGCAGCTTACGCTTGCTGATGGAGAAGGTATTGTCACAGCCCAATGCCAAGCAAGCCTTTGATGATTGGAAGTCAAGTCATGAGTCTCAGATTGGATCAGTAACAGCAGAGATGAAAAAGTTAGATGACAATGATGACAGTAACATTAGCTTATCGACGCTATCAGTGCTGATGAGTGAGATTAGTGGTGTAGTGACCAAATAA